A window from Phalacrocorax aristotelis chromosome 5, bGulAri2.1, whole genome shotgun sequence encodes these proteins:
- the CCDC150 gene encoding LOW QUALITY PROTEIN: coiled-coil domain-containing protein 150 (The sequence of the model RefSeq protein was modified relative to this genomic sequence to represent the inferred CDS: inserted 5 bases in 3 codons; deleted 2 bases in 2 codons; substituted 8 bases at 8 genomic stop codons) → MARPAAVPTSVRAAAPEAFXRMRVVEEQTGALVRQLEALGLDGQSLHHFHSKTSETAVSHPAVSPAQARLAFVGENTLWKNCETLVNRMCRLESVVQTLKLNIIXLQTEKELNPKRPAQLEQCLNAVHEXHVQEMKIVQQEAMKLRQCLSDMKEAEEKAKEVVQRLGTALEITTASKIDVVIAAEELRNTKQKINCRLQELTEQLSQEISLQEYLEESQATVMCHVQDMETTVEAERKQVQILQQDYQELCKDVQLAWVRLQEEEERTAQLEQQCTELKAELASRNSIICQLSEEVKDAQLSFSKQCKENLQLQSKMTTLRETAEKVQEMRIVLNDRLSKQCSELSTTLQSVAMENAKFISDHQTMLKAEQEKTSKLQEQDSLLNAAHANVLRELQTVQSERAQLXSCEEEALRTEHGKYRXKASLAEEAATTQRQLLECTVARLQGELETALQEKGSLLAEKEDLQQEIRTTANEIIXERNKSEVEKTKNEYAQQQVQQVLAELTDSKNKLTCDKGKLQMLNVWHGLDRSQDDNSKVIAKLEHVLASCNKMQAALDXIQTELGHKDTEISNLRKDKXVKLILSQTQQKIQRLETEFEQCXAKLVTMGKQHSSQVEPLCKALESAKTDNKKLVCHLEERLQVNNTLQSKLIQTQYELKSKETEYQQLMVCREQLMEKAKTEENMYAEHLESLKKQFQTEQEASRKAACQESAEVKKSLEESSSKLAEVSHANRELQQKVIKLEXSLSSYREKLKSQRAQDNAWPNTERVKLCTHFSVKTDALAENFSEPREIEAVKEEYEKKNYEQVSFLVQFPDETDLLKCWNFICLKSMQSETQLEAERRXRQQLENECQKLEKTVKHLRKYLSEDYKEETEKILKEASRVSKQITTSLEEAHHWFKPKFHSLQLEVVQKHQPKNPEESSSKKEIKQTHSFQRGKQNE, encoded by the exons ATGGCCAGGCCAGCTGCGGTGCCCACGAGCGTCAGGGCGGCCGCCCCCGAGGCCTT GAGGATGAGGGTGGTGGAAGAGCAAACCGGAGCACTGGTGCGACAGCTGGAGGCGCTCGGCCTTGATGGGCAGAG ccTCCATCATTTCCACTCAAAGACCTCCGAAACCGCTGTTAGTCACCCAGCCGTTAGCCCTGCGCAGGCCAGGCTGGCATTTGTGGGAGAAAATACACTGTGGAAAAACTGTGAAACACTGGTCAATCGAATGTGTCGGTTAGAGAGTGTTGTACAGACTCTGAAACTGAACATCATCTGACTGCAGACAGAAAAGGAACTGAATCCAAAGCGTCCAG CCCAGTTGGAGCAGTGCCTGAATGCAGTCCACGAGTAGCATGTGCAAGAAATGAAGATTGTACAGCAAGAAGCAATGAAGTTGCGCCAATGCCTAAGTGATAtgaaagaagctgaagaaaaggcaaaagaagttGTTCAGAGACTGGGTACTGCTCTGGAGATTACAACTGCATCCAAG atcGATGTGGTGATTGCAGCTGAGGAACTGAggaacacaaaacagaaaattaactgtagACTTCAGGAG cTAACAGAACAGCTGTCCCAGGAGATCAGCCTGCAGGAGTATTTGGAGGAATCCCAAGCTACTGTGATGTGTCATGTACAGGACATGGAAACAACAGTAGAAGCAGAACGGAAGCAG GTACAGATATTACAGCAGGACTACCAAGAGTTGTGTAAAGACGTCCAGCTAGCCTGGGTGAGG ttgcaagaggaggaggaaagaactGCCCAGCTGGAGCAACAGTGCACAGAACTGAAAGCTGAGCTGGCT TCCAGGAACTCTATCATTTGCCAGCTTAGTGAAGAAGTAAAA GATGCACAGCTGTCCTTCAGTAAACAGTGCAAAGAGAACCTGCAACTTCAGTCTAAAATGACCACCCTGCgagaaacagcagagaaagtACAGGAAATGAGAATA GTCCTTAATGACCGCTTAAGCAAGCAATGCTCAGAGCTCAGCACCACACTCCAAAGTGTTGCCATGGAGAATGCTAAATTCATTTCAGATCATCAGACCATGCTTAAG GCAGAACAAGAAAAGACTAGTAAACTGCAAGAGCAAGACTCGCTTCTGAATGCTGCCCATGCCAACGTTCTCAGAGAGCTGCAGACTGTGCAGAGTGAGAGGGCTCAACTTTAGAGTTGTGAGGA GGAGGCCTTGCGTACAGAGCATGGCAAATACAGGTAGAAAGCAAGCCTTGCTGAGGAGGCAGCAACCACACAGAGACAGCTTTTGGAATGTACTGTTGCTAGACTGCAAGGTGAACTTGAGACAGCTTTGCAAGAGAAAGGATCTCTgctggcagaaaaggaagatcTTCAACAGGAG ATAAGGAcaacagcaaatgaaataatataGGAAAGGAACAAATCGGAagtagaaaaaacaaagaatgag TATGCCCAACAGCAGGTGCAAcaggtgctggcagagctgacTGACAGCAAGAATAAACTGACATGTGACAAAGGAAAACTTCAG ATGCTTAATGT ctggcatggcttagacaggt CACAGGATGATAACAGCAAGGTGATAGCCAAGCTGGAGCACGTGTTAGCGTCTTGTAACAAGATGCAAGCAGCTCTGG CCATTCAAACTGAACTGGGACACAAGGACACTGAAATCAGCAACCTCAGGAAAGACAAATAAGTGAAACTGATACT GAGCCAGActcaacagaaaatacagaggttagaaacagaatttgaaCAATGCTAAGCCAAACTGGTTACCATgggaaagcagcacagcagccag GTGGAACCACTTTGTAAGGCACTAGAAAGTGCTAAAACAGACAACAAGAAACTTGTTTGTCATTTGGAAGAACGTCTGCAGGTTAATAATACCCTGCAGAGCAAGCTGATCCAAACTCAATATGAACTGAAAAGTAAAGAAACTGAGTATCAACAGCTGATGGTCTGCAG GGAACAGTTAATGGAAAAAGCCAAGACTGAGGAAAATATGTATGCTGAACACTTAGAGTCTTTGAAGAAGCAGTTTCAAACTGAACAAGAggcttccaggaaagctgcctgTCAAGAATCTGCTG aGGTAAAGAAATCCCTTGAAGAATCCTCCTCCAAATTGGCTGAAGTTTCCCATGCAaacagggagctgcagcagaaagtAATAAAGCTGGA GAGTCTGTCCAGTTACAGGGAAAAGCTAAAAAGCCAAAGAGCTCAAGACAATGCCTGGCCTAACACAGAAAGGGTAAAGCTATGCAcacatttttcagtaaagacagaTGCCCTAGCTGAGAACTTCT CTGAACCAAGGGAAATAGAAGCAGTAAAAGAAGAGTATGAGAAGAAGAATTATGAACAAGTGAGCTTTCTTGTTCAGTTTCCTGACGAGACTGATCTGCTAAAATGTTGGAATTTCATTTGT TTGAAAAGCATGCAGAGTGAGACCCAGctggaagcagagagaaggtgaaggcagcagctggaaaacGAATGTCAG aaactggaaaaaacagtCAAACATCTGAGGAAATACCTATCTGAAGAT TAtaaagaagagacagaaaagataCTGAAGGAAGCCAGCAGAGTGTCAAAACAG ATCACAACTAGCCTAGAAGAAGCTCACCATTGGTTCAAGCCAAAGTTTCACAGCCTGCAGCTAGAAGTTGTACAAAAACACCAGCCAAAGAACCCTGAAGAGAGCAGCTCCAAAAAGGAGATAAAGCAAACACATTCATTTCAAAGGGGGAAGCAAAATGAATAG